From the genome of Streptomyces sp. S4.7:
GGCGGGCGCGTCGCGTTCGCGGTGGGCGCCGGGGAGTCGCGCGGCCGCCTCTTCGAGGCCGGTGCGGTAGGGCGTACGGGCGAGGCGGCGGGCCGCGCGGTAGACGGTCAGCGGCACGAACAGCGAGCCCGCCGCGGGCCCCTGGGCCTTCGCGAGCGCGGTGGCCGGCCGCAGCAGGTCGCGGCGGCGGCGGTCGATCAGCAGGTCGGCCAGGCGCGCGGGGTGGGCGTCCAGTACCTCGCGGGCCCCGGCCCCGGTGAAGTGGTCGGCGCTGCCCGCCGCGAGCCTGCGGCGGTGGCGTTCGGCGGTGACGAGGGAGGGGCCGGGCTCGTCGGTCAGCGGGCCCTCCAACTCGGCGTACGGCAGGGCCTCTTCGCCCGCCGCGACGACCACGTGGTGCAGGCGCGGGTTGGAGGCCATGGCGCGGGCCCGTTCCAGCTCGGCCTCGCGTCCGCCGGTGGCCAGGTCGTTGAAGGTGACGGCGAGGAGCCGTTCGCCCGCGCCGGTGCCGTGTCCGAGGACGGTGCCGGGCGCGCCGGGCAGTCCGGCGGCGAGCAGGGCGAGCGTGCCCGAGGCGCTGCCGCCCGACAGGTCGGCGCCGATGCCGGGGACGGGTCCGCCGCGGGCGGCGCGCCGGTCCGCGGGCCCCATGCCCGGCACGGGCCCGGGGTCGGGCGGTGTGGCCTCGGGTGCGTGACGGGGCGCCAGGAGTCTGGCCCGTACGGCTTCGACGAGGGCGTCCCTGACTCCCTCGACGGCCCGTTCGGGGTCGACCTGGGGCGCGGCGACGGCGAGCGAGGCGACCTGTTCGTATCCGGTGATCTCGCGGGAGCCCTCGCGCAGGACGAGGGCGTGGCCGGGCGGGACGCGTTTGACGCCCGCGTACGGCGTGGAGTCGCGCAGCGCCTCGGGGGTTTCGGGGCAGGCGAGCAGCGCCGCCAGGTGCCCGATGTCGAGCTGTGCCTCGATGAGGTCGGCGAGCGGCAGGGCGGCGGTGGCGTACGCGGTGCCGCTCGCCCACGGCGTGTGGAAGACGGGTCTCGCGCCCGCGAGGTCGCCGGCGACGGTGATCCGGCGGCCGATCTGGGCGACCGCCGTGTAACTGCCGGGCCAGGCGGTGAGATGGCGCAGGGCGCCGCCGCGGGCGGCGAACAGGCCGATCTTCAGCTGCTCGTCGGTGGCTCCGCAGCAGCCGAACACGGCGAGCCGGGTGCACGGGTCGACGCTGACGACGCGGACCTCGTCGTCGCGCCAGTCGCCGACGGCCCAGAGCGGATCCGGGTCGCCCCACAGGAGTTGGGAGCCGACGGGGTGGACCGTGCGGCCCTCGGACTGGTCGCCCACGGAGCCCGCCGTGCCGAAGCTCGCGGCGATACTGCTCCACCCCACCAACCAGCGCATCGGCGCCTCCACAGCCTGTGGATCAAGAGTCGTACCCGTCGTCATCAGTCGTTCGTGAACATGCTGCCACGACAACGGCACACAGGAGTGGCCCCGGTGAGGGAGCGCAAAATGCGAATGCGCCCCTGGCAAAGGCCAGTTGGCGCTGTGAGGGGCTCAGGACGGACAGACAGGATTCAGCCAATCTCCGAGCCCGATCCGCCGACAGAACGTCGGTAAATGTACAGTCCGGGAGGCGCCATCGCCTCCCGGACCGATCCGCCACCCGCGGGGAAATGAGGCGGCGGTGTCCCCCAGCCCACTGGTTCCAGTACGCAGTGGGCCGACCCACGCAGCACTCATGGAAGCGCTCCCGGCCTCTTTAGGCCAAGAGCGCACGGCCGGGCGCACGGCCACACACCCGGAGCACGTTCGATCCGGGGCGGGTTTCACACGTACTCGCGTACGGACAACAATCCCGCCATCCGGACGTCCGCCCCTTAACGGTAGGGATGCGGCGAACTACGCTGGGTTTACGAATGCCACGGGGTTCCTCAGAAAGAGGGGCCGGCGGGGCGGCCGTCTGTGTGTCGAGGGGTGACGCATGTCCAGGGAGCTACGCGGGCCGAACGAGAAGCTCGGCACCGTTCTCGCCCTCGCGGGAATCAGCAACGCCGGTCTCGCCCGGCGGGTCAACGACCTCGGGTCGCAGCGCGGTCTGACGCTTCGATACGACAAGACATCGGTGGCGCGGTGGGTCTCGAAGGGGATGATTCCGCAGGGTGCGGCGCCCCATCTGATCGCCGCGGCCATCGGCTCCAAGCTGGGCCGGCCCGTCCCACTGCACGAAATCGGCCTGGCCGACGCCGATCCGGCGCCGGAGGTGGGTCTCGCCTTCCCGCGCGACGTGGGCGAGGCGGTGCGGTCGGCGACCGATCTGTACCGGCTGGATCTGGCGGGCCGGCGGGCGGGCAGCGGTGGCATCTGGCAGTCGCTGGCCGGTTCCTTCGCGGTCAGCGCATATGCCACGCCCGCTTCGCGGTGGCTGATATCGCCCGCCGACTCGTCCGTCGCGCGGGACGCGGCGATGGCCGAGGCGGCGCGCAGAGCGCACCCGGCGCACGGCGGACCGGGGTTGACCCCGCCGCCGGCGTCTTCCCTCACACCCGCCACGGCGGGCCCCGGCGCTCCGGGAGCCGACGCCGGTGGCGAGCTGTCGCCCCTGCGCGTGGGCCACAGCGATGTCGCCAAGCTTCGTGAGGCGGCGGCCGACGCCCGGCGCTGGGACTCCAAGTACGGCGGCGGGGACTGGCGTTCGTCGATGGTGCCCGAGTGCCTGCGGGTCGACGCGGCGCCGCTGCTGCTCGCCGCGTACAGCGACGAGGTCGGCCGCGGCCTCTTCGGCGCGACCGCCGAACTGACCAGGCTGGCCGGGTGGATGGCCTTCGACACCGGTCAACAGGAGGCGGCGCAGCGGTACTACATCCAGGCGCTGCGGCTGGCCCGCGCGGCGGCGGACGTGCCGCTCGGCGGCTATGTGCTGGCCTCGATGTCGCTCCAGGCGACATACCGCGGATTCGCCGACGAGGGCGTCGACCTGGCCCAGGCCGCGCTCGAACGCAACCGGGGGCTCGCGACGGCCCGCACCATGAGCTTCTTCCGGCTGGTCGAGGCACGCGCGCACGCGAAGGCGGGCGACGCGGCGGCGGCCGGGGCCGCGCTCAAGGCGGCGGAGGGCTGGCTGGAGCGCTCCCGCGCGGGCGACGCGGATCCCAGCTGGCTGGGCTTCTACTCCTACGACCGCTTCGCCGCGGACGCCGCCGAGTGCTACCGCGATCTGAAGGTGCCTCAGCAGATGCGGCGCTTCAACGAGCAGGCGCTGTCCCGGCCGACCGAGGAGTTCGCACGGTCGCACGGGTTACGCCTGGTGGTGAGCGCGGTCGCCGAGCTGGAGTCCGGCAATCTGGACGCGGCGTGCGCGGCGGGGACTCGTGCCGTGGAGGTGGCGGGGCGGATCTCGTCGGCGCGCACGACGGAGTACGTACGGGACCTGCTGCACCGGCTGGAGCCGTACGGCGACGAGCCGAGGGTCGCGGAGCTGCGGGAGCGGGCCCGTCCGCTGCTGGTGGCGCCCGCGTAGGCCGTACGCG
Proteins encoded in this window:
- a CDS encoding asparagine synthase-related protein translates to MRWLVGWSSIAASFGTAGSVGDQSEGRTVHPVGSQLLWGDPDPLWAVGDWRDDEVRVVSVDPCTRLAVFGCCGATDEQLKIGLFAARGGALRHLTAWPGSYTAVAQIGRRITVAGDLAGARPVFHTPWASGTAYATAALPLADLIEAQLDIGHLAALLACPETPEALRDSTPYAGVKRVPPGHALVLREGSREITGYEQVASLAVAAPQVDPERAVEGVRDALVEAVRARLLAPRHAPEATPPDPGPVPGMGPADRRAARGGPVPGIGADLSGGSASGTLALLAAGLPGAPGTVLGHGTGAGERLLAVTFNDLATGGREAELERARAMASNPRLHHVVVAAGEEALPYAELEGPLTDEPGPSLVTAERHRRRLAAGSADHFTGAGAREVLDAHPARLADLLIDRRRRDLLRPATALAKAQGPAAGSLFVPLTVYRAARRLARTPYRTGLEEAAARLPGAHRERDAPAADGPLGASLAALTWSRPGPAARWLTGEALAEVSVRLTSAAIRPTSVQRPGEARARAALARHAADHRIFEQAAEIRSQRLHAPFFDNQVVRACRALPESLRVQPGARADVLRAVLAGAGIHDLPPGWGATTHATSAAATRTGMRAAVGDLIALFDAPLLADAGLIEARVVRKALRRAAEGEPIPLDGIADLVSTELWLRRLLSRRGTCWTGTAAPRQRAVAGGVVPRRPTLHP
- a CDS encoding sporulation protein; this encodes MSRELRGPNEKLGTVLALAGISNAGLARRVNDLGSQRGLTLRYDKTSVARWVSKGMIPQGAAPHLIAAAIGSKLGRPVPLHEIGLADADPAPEVGLAFPRDVGEAVRSATDLYRLDLAGRRAGSGGIWQSLAGSFAVSAYATPASRWLISPADSSVARDAAMAEAARRAHPAHGGPGLTPPPASSLTPATAGPGAPGADAGGELSPLRVGHSDVAKLREAAADARRWDSKYGGGDWRSSMVPECLRVDAAPLLLAAYSDEVGRGLFGATAELTRLAGWMAFDTGQQEAAQRYYIQALRLARAAADVPLGGYVLASMSLQATYRGFADEGVDLAQAALERNRGLATARTMSFFRLVEARAHAKAGDAAAAGAALKAAEGWLERSRAGDADPSWLGFYSYDRFAADAAECYRDLKVPQQMRRFNEQALSRPTEEFARSHGLRLVVSAVAELESGNLDAACAAGTRAVEVAGRISSARTTEYVRDLLHRLEPYGDEPRVAELRERARPLLVAPA